A region of Oncorhynchus masou masou isolate Uvic2021 chromosome 29, UVic_Omas_1.1, whole genome shotgun sequence DNA encodes the following proteins:
- the cbx3b gene encoding chromobox protein homolog 3b isoform X1: MRKKQNVKQRKAETIITPTPLTTTTLSTTTTAAAVVQEFVVEKIIQRRVFNGRVEYYLKWKGFTDADNTWEPEDNLVCPELIEEFLRNLCLSGENQVEEENLRPVEPELVPKEELAEQETEIQVYSEQRHNDLLEPADQDSPSALTCPLEPERIIGSTDRHGELMFLIKWKNRDEVALLSAREASARYPEVVVAFYEDKLTWHSGEEDQ, from the exons ATGAGAAAAAAGCAGAATGTGAAACAGAGAAAGGCAGAAACAATAATAACACCAACACctttaacaacaacaacactatcaacaacaacaacagcagccgCAGTCGTCCAGGAGTTTGTGGTTGAGAAGATCATCCAGCGAAGGGTCTTCAATGGAAGAGTAGAGTACTATCTGAAGTGGAAAGGATTCACTGA TGCTGACAACACCTGGGAACCAGAGGACAACTTGGTCTGTCCTGAACTGATAGAAGAGTTCCTGAGAAACCTCTGTTTGTCTGGAGAGAATCAGGTTGAGGAAGAGAACCTACGGCCGGTGGAACCAGAGCTCGTCCCCAAAGAGGAACTGGCAGAACAGGAGACTGAGATT CAGGTGTACAGCGAGCAGAGACATAATGACCTCCTGGAACCTGCTGACCAGGATTCTCCTTCTGCCCTCACGTGTCCCCTGGAACCTGAACGCATCATCGGCTCCACAGACAGACACGGAGAACTCATGTTCCTCATCAAATG GAAGAACCGTGACGAGGTGGCCCTGTTGTCAGCCAGGGAGGCCAGCGCCAGGTATCCTGAGGTGGTTGTAGCCTTCTACGAGGACAAACTCACCTGGCACTCTGGGGAAGAGGACCAgtaa
- the cbx3b gene encoding chromobox protein homolog 3b isoform X2 gives MRKKQNVKQRKAETIITPTPLTTTTLSTTTTAAAVVQEFVVEKIIQRRVFNGRVEYYLKWKGFTDADNTWEPEDNLVCPELIEEFLRNLCLSGENQVEEENLRPVEPELVPKEELAEQETEIVYSEQRHNDLLEPADQDSPSALTCPLEPERIIGSTDRHGELMFLIKWKNRDEVALLSAREASARYPEVVVAFYEDKLTWHSGEEDQ, from the exons ATGAGAAAAAAGCAGAATGTGAAACAGAGAAAGGCAGAAACAATAATAACACCAACACctttaacaacaacaacactatcaacaacaacaacagcagccgCAGTCGTCCAGGAGTTTGTGGTTGAGAAGATCATCCAGCGAAGGGTCTTCAATGGAAGAGTAGAGTACTATCTGAAGTGGAAAGGATTCACTGA TGCTGACAACACCTGGGAACCAGAGGACAACTTGGTCTGTCCTGAACTGATAGAAGAGTTCCTGAGAAACCTCTGTTTGTCTGGAGAGAATCAGGTTGAGGAAGAGAACCTACGGCCGGTGGAACCAGAGCTCGTCCCCAAAGAGGAACTGGCAGAACAGGAGACTGAGATT GTGTACAGCGAGCAGAGACATAATGACCTCCTGGAACCTGCTGACCAGGATTCTCCTTCTGCCCTCACGTGTCCCCTGGAACCTGAACGCATCATCGGCTCCACAGACAGACACGGAGAACTCATGTTCCTCATCAAATG GAAGAACCGTGACGAGGTGGCCCTGTTGTCAGCCAGGGAGGCCAGCGCCAGGTATCCTGAGGTGGTTGTAGCCTTCTACGAGGACAAACTCACCTGGCACTCTGGGGAAGAGGACCAgtaa